Proteins co-encoded in one Chionomys nivalis chromosome 6, mChiNiv1.1, whole genome shotgun sequence genomic window:
- the LOC130876453 gene encoding dolichyl-diphosphooligosaccharide--protein glycosyltransferase subunit 4 produces MITDVQLAIFANMLGVSLFLLVVLYHYVAVNNPKKQE; encoded by the coding sequence ATGATCACGGACGTGCAGCTCGCCATCTTCGCCAACATGCTGGGCGTGTCGCTTTTCTTGCTTGTGGTTCTCTATCACTACGTGGCAGTCAACAATCCCAAGAAGCAGGAATGA